From a single Brassica oleracea var. oleracea cultivar TO1000 chromosome C5, BOL, whole genome shotgun sequence genomic region:
- the LOC106294479 gene encoding uncharacterized protein At1g21580 isoform X2 — MDSSHYKPSYTQWNSPYSPHHPPAPLLPPPPPPPPPRQSHPDSPNFYVPSSHNGGQRQDYHHYSHRQDLPPNPAVDYPSSYYPHHPPPPHQHHPPQQHQPYIPQQVSYESQRASQPSSSTIPFTESRDVSQSPWVDSWTDAGPGRMDTGGSRLDPSPSRDYRYDYSRSSRDSSGVISINRGLDGSSRSRDEFRNTGYVRKESRIEGSYQDRGQLNAESDWCFRGLGQGNRSLASRVGYGTDRYGVSVSRDMGRSSASDEGTRNQRWDEGRILYPRKKDDYYHSETEQYFDRGRREESSELNRTPRKQMQKKSALLRLETPRNHQKGRENGRNHSNYNGKRFNSNLFRGKEHLGRSDRGLVEKQRERTPVDLDVSFESNLLVAKPIASPASAGIHPSRSMTPRSFKARRALVPDKSENPSVTEGNGKLRLQFSDEASVSEGSRPSKRQNISSEIEKKPDNYLTPSSSDAGGMNKVSFVDGVVQDCEVKITDGGPEALTRDSEAKVRSTLHAAEKISNFCEALKEAKDDSKRDSNMEACSIKEDFIEGDKSILKSQDVLDRTGCNTGEALPLKVMEMEDIVKASTNRSPTKLLVPLSTAADISEYSEAVIGFSRKSMCSVESHPCEDVDMDCSPSRNVPTEEVNTGFEESAFIGSSVRSLGYVDKDLEKSSRDASIYFNREDPGDQATGKLGIGSIEDGSNGINKNVDSLCPENNCRWGLVSSASLEIPSVSTELANANNNISGDLANAHSFTIGTCTNTNTIVDLPDMSGSKNPTHCENTVNPSVVNGSRKIFVETTPLSSVAEMADNLNSDEGKKACVKGTSSSLSEVDVKGSLIVLPVERTEGYPRSDESDLAMAVCMENVSAERLAPDEDLNLASHHPAEIPSVDQLSGSNNRSLKACLPEPNVSLNKDITDGLSVGLVQRDVSQNDSTFYGNLPCSPALVIETNIAVGINGMSANESVTNAESGPHESQPCSTVSKFLPEDRRGCGSSGAFGSVWNLAVKKNLEEDPSRVSACLVSDISPLMAMNEQIQNKESIQTNYSESQGGIMHEENNFAENIAIDTQEEKKTNPSGGNSKCRTLETDIVVVTGNSVLSCNSLSSSPGQSFGQIPSETHVAATVDETYKDKQKSKHSGGTSEYRTQGADIVAFCGDSVPSDSLSNSPKLYRQIQSETHVVSMADDSNNYKEKAKPSGETSKYRTPEADVTSDVGGQEKYSQNSIKTDIFNGEALSADRKVSGTEILGDSGVHLSSRADVKFALTHVNDHAKSVPDQDPQNKTSLSSRCELEKRKKKSSYSTQKSYPCSLPFVSDTKKNANPPNKHHTWHRKPSPAASSFVAAKPLSSTFSTQQKVPVVTAQSSNSYVRKGNSLLRKPSDSPGVTLGLPLSAIQLNRIENKSTGSASSVDVGNASFLVKAGEIPTLVKQSKPPSDSSTSKVSNAIGAPSGKRALSYSMDHPTTYLPESIMDSATSGEASAPHSGGDTSKTSDTPIQTDYASDCQQKKIPPKLDSSELKRTVYVKRKANQLVAASDIHSTSRSQIPTSDGYFKRNKNQLVRTSESRVNYSPDDALDSRASATMVSERRSSSSAFSDSAVTRPYKRSKFSLVWLQDDPQSGLPSSHMRYRRILPQLVPWKRVTYWRRLMNSVSALRNGSFPNTSQKLSTMRKRHTVYTRSTNGYSLRKSKVLSIGGSHLKWSKSIERDSRKANEEATLAVAAFSKKENEKHSGQSSTRKASRNHLTRERIFRFGSLRYKMDPSRRTLQRISDVYSPCSGPTENGKAAKRPFIPKRLVIGHEEYVRVGNGNQLVRDPKKRTRALANEKVRWSLHNVRLRLAKKKKKYCQFFTRFGKCNKDDGKCPYVHDPSKIAVCTKFLNGLCANENCKLTHKVIPERMPDCSYFLQGLCNNEACPYRHVHVNPSAAICDGFLKGYCSDGDECRKKHSYTCPDFEATGSCSQGSKCKLHHPKNQGKGRKRKRPSEPSEKNARGRYFGSLQKLFSESEPMVVDRHPTESEDFGTEGIEFISLGATEEEAGDNNDQATEQSISSESEEPASIYELIRPVALMR; from the exons ATGGATTCATCTCATTACAAACCGAGTTATACCCAATGGAATTCTCCTTACTCTCCTCATCATCCTCCTGCTCCTCTCCTTCCGCCGCCGCCGCCTCCTCCTCCTCCTCGCCAATCTCATCCCGATAGCCCTAATTTCTATGTTCCATCAAGTCATAACGGTGGGCAACGTCAGGATTACCATCACTACTCTCATCGCCAAGATCTTCCTCCCAATCCGGCAGTTGATTATCCGTCTTCCTACTATCCTCACCATCCGCCGCCGCCTCATCAACATCATCCGCCGCAACAGCATCAACCATACATCCCTCAGCAAGTTAGCTATGAGTCTCAAAGGGCTTCGCAGCCTTCGTCGTCAACTATCCCATTCACGGAATCTCGAGATGTCTCTCAGTCTCCCTGGGTTGATTCATGGACAGACGCTGGTCCGGGGCGAATGGATACTGGTGGAAGCCGATTGGATCCGAGTCCGAGCCGTGACTATCGGTATGACTACAGCCGCTCGTCGAGGGATTCATCTGGTGTTATCAGCATCAACCGTGGTTTAGATGGTAGTTCTAGGTCTAGAGATGAGTTTCGTAATACTGGGTATGTGAGAAAAGAATCTAGAATAGAAGGGAGTTATCAAGACCGTGGTCAGTTAAATGCAGAGTCTGATTGGTGTTTTAGGGGTCTAGGTCAAGGTAATAGGAGTCTAGCTTCTCGTGTTGGTTATGGTACTGATCGATATGGTGTTTCAGTGAGTCGTGATATGGGTAGGTCTTCTGCAAGTGATGAAGGGACTAGAAACCAGAGGTGGGATGAAGGGAGGATTCTCTATCCCCGGAAAAAGGATGACTACTATCATTCCGAGACTGAACAATATTTTGATCGTGGAAGGAGAGAGGAGAGCAGTGAACTGAATCGAACTCCCAGGAAACAAATGCAGAAGAAGAGTGCTCTGCTTAGGCTTGAAACTCCAAGAAACCATCAGAAGGGTAGAGAGAATGGTCGGAATCATAGTAACTATAATGGGAAAAGATTTAACTCGAACTTGTTTAGGGGTAAAGAACATTTGGGTCGTTCTGATCGTGGATTGGTGGAGAAGCAAAGGGAGAGAACTCCAGTGGATCTTGATGTTTCATTTGAATCGAATCTTCTTGTAGCTAAGCCCATAGCATCACCTGCCAGTGCAGGCATCCACCCAAGCCGGTCTATGACACCTCGGTCTTTTAAAGCTAGAAGAGCATTGGTACCTGATAAAAGTGAGAACCCTTCTGTAACTGAAGGAAATGGAAAGTTGAGATTACAATTTTCAGATGAGGCTTCGGTTTCTGAAGGCTCCAGACCATCTAAAAGGCAAAATATTTCATCTGAAATTGAAAAGAAACCTGATAATTACTTAACCCCGTCTTCCAGTGATGCTGGGGGTATGAACAAGGTCAGCTTTGTTGACGGTGTCGTTCAGGATTGCGAAGTTAAAATCACTGATGGAGGTCCTGAAGCGTTAACTCGTGATAGTGAAGCAAAAGTTCGTAGTACTCTACATGCTGCAGAAAAGATCTCTAATTTTTGTGAGGCTTTGAAAGAGGCCAAGGATGACTCTAAACGTGATAGCAATATGGAGGCTTGCTCCATTAAAGAAGATTTTATTGAAGGAGACAAAAGTATACTGAAGTCTCAAGATGTGCTGGACAGAACTGGTTGTAATACTGGTGAGGCTCTTCCGCTGAAGGTCATGGAGATGGAAGACATTGTGAAGGCGAGTACCAATAGGTCTCCTACTAAATTACTTGTACCATTGTCAACAGCCGCTGATATCTCTGAGTATTCTGAAGCAGTAATTGGTTTTTCTCGTAAGTCCATGTGTAGTGTTGAGTCTCATCCTTGCGAAGATGTGGATATGGATTGTTCACCATCAAGGAATGTACCAACAGAGGAGGTAAATACAGGGTTTGAAGAAAGTGCATTCATTGGCTCATCAGTTAGATCTTTAGGTTATGTGGATAAAGATTTGGAAAAGTCATCTCGAGACGCATCCATCTATTTTAATAGAGAAGACCCTGGTGATCAGGCGACGGGGAAGTTAGGTATTGGTAGTATTGAAGATGGCAGCAATGGGATCAATAAGAATGTAGATTCCTTGTGTCCTGAAAATAACTGCCGTTGGGGTCTAGTTTCCTCTGCCTCTCTGGAAATTCCTAGTGTTTCAACGGAGCTTGCTAATGCAAATAATAATATTTCAGGGGATCTTGCTAATGCTCACAGTTTTACCATTGGTACATGTACCAATACCAATACCATAGTCGACTTACCTGATATGAGCGGAAGTAAAAATCCTACTCATTGTGAAAACACGGTCAACCCATCAGTTGTGAATGGTAGCAGAAAAATTTTTGTGGAAACTACGCCTCTCAGTAGTGTTGCAGAAATGGCTGATAATCTGAACAGTGATGAAGGTAAAAAAGCCTGTGTAAAAGGTACTTCTTCATCTCTTTCAGAGGTTGATGTAAAGGGATCATTAATTGTGTTGCCTGTTGAGAGAACTGAAGGCTATCCACGCAGTGATGAATCAGATTTAGCTATGGCAGTGTGTATGGAAAATGTAAGTGCCGAGAGACTTGCGCCTGATGAAGACCTTAATTTAGCATCTCATCATCCTGCCGAGATTCCTTCTGTAGATCAGTTAAGTGGTTCAAATAATAGAAGTTTGAAAGCTTGTTTACCGGAGCCAAATGTTTCTCTGAACAAAGATATTACTGATGGTTTAAGCGTGGGGCTTGTTCAGCGCGACGTCAGCCAAAATGATTCCACTTTTTATGGTAATTTACCTTGCTCGCCTGCATTGGTAATTGAAACAAACATTGCAGTTGGAATTAATGGCATGTCTGCTAATGAATCTGTTACTAATGCTGAATCTGGTCCCCACGAAAGTCAACCATGCTCAACTGTAAGCAAGTTCTTACCTGAAGATCGTCGGGGATGTGGATCATCTGGTGCATTTGGTTCTGTCTGGAATCTCGCTGTGAAGAAAAATCTGGAAGAGGATCCTTCAAGGGTTAGTGCTTGCTTAGTATCCGATATTTCTCCCTTGATGGCAATGAATGAGCAGATACAAAACAAAGAATCTATTCAAACTAACTACAGTGAATCTCAAGGTGGCATCATGCATGAGGAAAATAATTTTGCTGAGAACATTGCTATAGATACTCAAGAAGAGAAGAAAACAAACCCTTCTGGTGGAAATTCGAAGTGCAGAACTCTGGAAACTGATATTGTTGTTGTTACTGGGAATTCAGTGTTGTCATGTAATTCTTTATCTAGCTCACCGGGGCAGAGCTTCGGGCAGATACCGAGTGAAACACATGTTGCTGCTACAGTTGATGAAACTTACAAAGATAAACAGAAATCCAAGCATTCTGGTGGTACAAGTGAGTACAGAACTCAAGGAGCTGATATTGTTGCTTTTTGTGGGGATTCAGTTCCATCTGATTCTCTATCCAACTCTCCAAAGCTGTACAGACAGATACAGAGTGAAACTCATGTTGTTTCTATGGCTGATGACTCTAACAACTATAAAGAGAAAGCAAAGCCATCCGGTGAAACCTCTAAGTACAGAACTCCGGAAGCTGATGTAACATCTGATGTTGGCGGTCAAGAGAAATACTCACAGAACAGTATTAAGACTGATATATTTAATGGTGAAGCATTGTCAGCTGATCGAAAAGTTTCTGGAACTGAAATTCTTGGTGATTCAGGAGTTCATCTGTCATCACGTGCAGATGTTAAATTTGCATTGACCCATGTTAACGATCATGCAAAATCTGTGCCAGATCAGGATCCCCAGAATAAGACATCTTTGAGCTCTAGGTGTGAATTAGAAAAGAGGAAAAAGAAATCCAGTTACTCTACTCAGAAAAGTTATCCCTGTTCCCTGCCTTTTGTGTCTGACACTAAGAAAAATGCTAACCCTCCCAATAAGCATCACACTTGGCATCGAAAGCCTAGTCCTGCTGCCTCTTCTTTTGTTGCTGCCAAGCCTTTATCGTCTACTTTTTCTACACAACAGAAGGTTCCCGTAGTGACTGCCCAATCTAGTAATAGTTATGTACGTAAAGGGAATAGCCTTCTTCGAAAACCCTCGGATTCTCCTGGTGTTACCCTTGGACTGCCTTTATCTGCTATCCAGTTAAACCGTATAGAAAACAAAAGCACAGGATCTGCCAGTAGTGTTGATGTAGGTAACGCTTCTTTTCTTGTTAAAGCAGGAGAAATACCCACTCTTGTGAAGCAGTCAAAGCCTCCCTCAGACAGCAGCACCTCCAAAGTATCAAATGCCATTGGTGCTCCTTCAGGAAAACGCGCATTATCTTACAGCATGGATCACCCCACAACTTATTTACCTGAGTCTATCATGGATTCTGCTACATCTGGGGAAGCTAGTGCTCCGCACTCTGGTGGAGATACATCTAAGACATCTGACACACCAATCCAGACAGATTATGCCTCAGATTGCCAGCAGAAGAAAATTCCTCCTAAATTGGATTCTTCAGAGTTGAAGAGAACGGTATATGTTAAAAGGAAGGCAAATCAGTTGGTTGCAGCTTCAGATATTCATAGTACAAGTAGGAGCCAGATTCCTACCTCTGATGGCTACTTCAAGCGAAATAAAAATCAGCTAGTAAGGACTTCCGAGAGCCGTGTCAATTACTCACCTGATGATGCATTAGATTCACGAGCATCTGCAACCATGGTTTCGGAAAGAAGATCTTCTAGCTCAGCATTCTCCGACTCTG CTGTCACGAGACCATATAAGCGGTCAAAATTTTCTCTGGTTTGGTTGCAAGATGATCCACAGTCAGGGTTGCCCTCAAGTCACATGCGCTATCGGAGGATCTTGCCGCAACTTGTTCCTTGGAAAAGAGTGACATACTGGAGAAGATTAATGAATTCAGTCTCCGCTTTGCGAAATGGTTCTTTTCCCAACACCAG CCAAAAGTTGTCAACGATGAGGAAGAGACATACTGTATACACAAGATCAACTAACGGGTATTCACTTAGAAAATCCAAGGTCCTAAGTATTGGTGGGTCGCATTTAAAATGGTCCAAGTCCATTGAGAGAGACTCGAGAAAAGCTAATGAG GAAGCCACTTTGGCTGTGGCTGCATTTTCAAAGAAAGAAAATGAAAAGCATTCTGGACAAAGTAGTACTAGGAAGGCAAGCAGAAACCATTTGACAC GGGAGCGCATTTTCAGGTTTGGTTCCCTTCGCTATAAAATGGACCCTTCAAGGCGAACTCTTCAGAGAATATCTG ATGTTTATTCACCGTGCTCTGGACCTACTGAAAATGGAAAAGCCGCAAAAAGACCGTTCATCCCAAAGAGATTGGTCATAGGCCATGAAGA ATATGTACGTGTTGGGAATGGTAACCAGCTTGTCAGAGATCCAAAGAAACGAACCCGTGCGTTGGCAAATGAGAAGGTCAGATGGAGCCTGCATAATGTTCGGTTGCGGTTGGCTAAGAAGAAGAAGAAGTACTGCCAGTTCTTCACAAGATTCGGGAAATGCAACAAAGATGACGGAAAATGTCCCTATGTTCATGACCCCTCGAAAATTGCAGTTTGCACCAAATTTTTGAATGGATTGTGTGCCAATGAAAATTGCAAATTGACTCACAAG GTCATTCCAGAAAGGATGCCCGATTGTTCTTATTTTCTGCAAG GGCTATGCAACAATGAGGCGTGTCCATACAGGCATGTGCATGTCAACCCCAGTGCTGCTATATGTGATGGGTTTTTAAAGGGATACTGTTCAGACGGAGACGAG TGTCGGAAGAAGCATTCCTACACCTGCCCAGATTTCGAAGCAACTGGATCATGCTCTCAAGGATCGAAATGCAAGCTCCACCACCCCAAGAACCAAGGCAAAGGAAGAAAGAGGAAAAGACCAAGCGAACCATCAGAGAAAAATGCCCGTGGGCGTTACTTTGGCTCACTTCAGAAACTCTTTTCCGAGTCTGAGCCAATGGTAGTGGATAGACATCCCACTGAGAGTGAAGATTTTGGAACAGAAGGCATCGAGTTTATATCACTTGGCGCTACTGAGGAAGAAGCCGGTGATAACAATGATCAAGCCACCGAGCAATCTATCTCCAGTGAGAGTGAAGAACCTGCTTCAATATACGAGCTAATCAGACCAGTAGCTTTGATGCGGTAA